Proteins from a genomic interval of Arachis hypogaea cultivar Tifrunner chromosome 10, arahy.Tifrunner.gnm2.J5K5, whole genome shotgun sequence:
- the LOC112714943 gene encoding increased DNA methylation 3 has protein sequence MDVKGTIYYERKHVPKTTNPVISDCKFLIDFIMNNYLGPDVKSDIPRRSVSQRLITGMPPYRFTDLGPSYVSISLLERLYYYLLRYALPGLVLDINMFHMYLKGKLLFPSSDFTKNSKQFTSFYPLDLHQQRWFPESFRIIKGIVLIDDPISSGIKERDLNRFMSLTGVNTLKLNQNECLGVKIDTQVGKDVGDSNGANEAPEKQSTQEYKRKYIDDTPPTPEFPHVVPTKQYATGDHSKKICSRWDGPSLMPLLSIPDVDDCDQGSSFVLTGTAKSGKCGPPVGVVDIGISKAAYLFRVSLPGVRKDYSQFSCEIEYDGRVHIKGLLGGGRTITKQSRVYDMKVRQLCSPGPFTLSFRLPGPVDPRLFAPNFKSDGIFEAVVIKH, from the exons ATGGATGTGAAAGGAACTATTTATTATGAGAGAAAGCATGTTCCTAAAACTACTAATCCAGTGATTAGTGATTGCAAATTTCTAATTGACTTCATAATGAATAATTACTTGGGACCTGATGTTAAGTCTGATATTCCAAGACGTTCAGTTTCTCAAAGACTAATTACAGGAATGCCACCATACAGATTCACTGATTTGGGACCTTCCTATGTTAGCATTTCTCTCTTAGAGAGATTGTATTACTATTTACTAAGATATGCTCTCCCTGGTCTTGTTCTTGATATCAATATGTTTCATATGTATCTAAAGGGAAAATTGCTTTTTCCAAGCTCTGATTTCACTAAGAATAGTAAGCAGTTTACAAGTTTTTACCCTTTGGATCTTCATCAACAGAGGTGGTTCCCTGAGAGCTTTAGAATCATTAAAGGCATTGTTTTAATCGATGATCCTATTTCGTCCGGCATCAAGGAGAGGGATTTAAATAGGTTCATGTCTTTAACTGGTGTGAATACTTTAAAGTTGAATCAAAATGAATGTTTAGGTGTTAAAATTGACACTCAAGTAGGCAAGGATGTTGGTGATAGTAATGGAGCCAACGAGGCTCCGGAGAAACAGTCTACGCAAGAGTACAAGAGAAAGTACATTGACGACACTCCGCCAACACCGGAGTTCCCCCATGTTGTCCCCACAAAGCAATATGCCACCGGAGATCATTCCAAGAAGATTTGTAGCAGATGGGATGGACCTTCCTTGATGCCCCTTCTCTCTATTCCAGACGTTGACGATTGCGACCAAGGGTCGTCTTTTGTTTTAACAGGGACAGCCAAAAGCGGGAAATGTGGTCCACCTGTGGGTGTTGTGGATATTGGCATTAGTAAAGCAGCATATCTATTCCGGGTTTCGTTACCAGGGGTCAGAAAAGATTATA GTCAATTCAGTTGTGAGATTGAATATGATGGGAGGGTTCACATCAAGGGGTTGTTAGGTGGTGGAAGAACCATAACAAAACAATCGCGCGTTTATGACATGAAAGTCCGGCAGTTGTGCTCGCCTGGACCATTCACGCTTTCATTCAGGCTTCCAGGGCCGGTCGATCCAAGACTGTTCGCACCTAACTTCAAGTCTGATGGCATTTTTGAAGCAGTTGTAATCAAGCACTAG
- the LOC112714945 gene encoding RHOMBOID-like protein 10, chloroplastic isoform X1, which translates to MVGVNGPQLFLSPVCKAAPYPLDLIATAAAGHLLRHCSNHHLRLDALLHSCFKKLTSLDQLFKLKDKWCQSSLKLKGLNFLQLSNNDLNSTCSTSFSFFNGGGHGAHFGNGGMSNSKMSGNNPFNGRKWTNILLAANVLFYIVQLATQGKLLLWGAKINSLIDKGQFWRLATSSFLHANVGHLLINCYSLNSVGPTVEIFSGPKRFLAVYFASAIASSAMSYWFCRMPAVGASGAIFGLVGSVAVFVLRHKDIVGGGKEDLLHIAHVIALNMLIGILSKGIDNWGHLGGLIGGVAASWLIGPAWKHESTSWDGRRLFTDSAPLYKLFKNKRVPKQWK; encoded by the exons ATGGTAGGAGTGAATGGTCCTCAGCTTTTCCTGTCGCCAGTTTGCAAGGCAGCTCCTTACCCACTTGATCTCATCGCCACCGCCGCCGCCGGCCACCTTCTCCGCCACTGCTCCAACCACCATCTCCGCCTTGACGCCCTTCTTCACTCCTGTTTCAAG AAACTCACTTCTCTTGATCAACTGTTTAAATTGAAGGATAAATGGTGCCAAAGTTCCCTTAAACTCAAAGGACTAAATTTTCTTCAACTTTCAAACAATGATTTGAATTCCACATGTTCAACTAGTTTCTCTTTCTTTAATGGGGGAGGACATGGAGCACACTTTGGAAATGGTGGGATGTCTAACTCCAAGATGTCTGGAAACAATCCATTTAATGGAAGGAAATGGACAAACATTCTCCTTGCTGCTAATGTCTT ATTTTATATTGTACAACTTGCAACCCAAGGCAAGCTTTTGTTATGGGGAGCGAAG ATAAACAGTCTGATTGACAAAGGACAATTTTGGAGACTCGCCACATCTTCCTTTCTGCATGCAAACGTTGGACATCTCCTG ATCAATTGTTATTCGTTAAACTCAGTTGGTCCTACCGTGGAGATCTTCAGTGGTCCTAAAAGATTTCTTGCAGTATACTTTGCCTCTGCAATTGCAA GTTCAGCTATGAGTTATTGGTTCTGCAGAATGCCTGCAGTCGGTGCATCCGGGGCAATTTTTGGACTA GTTGGGTCAGTTGCAGTGTTTGTCTTGAGGCACAAGGACATCGTAGGAGGTGGTAAAGAAGATTTGCTGCACATAGCACATGTAATTGCACTCAATATG CTCATTGGGATATTATCCAAGGGCATTGACAATTGGGGACAT TTAGGAGGGTTAATTGGTGGAGTTGCTGCATCATGGCTTATTGGACCTGCATGGAAACATGAATCTACATCATGggatggaagaaggctcttcactGATAGTGCTCCATTGTATAAACTCTTCAAGAATAAGAGAGTACCTAAGCAATGGAAATAA
- the LOC112714941 gene encoding probable plastid-lipid-associated protein 4, chloroplastic: protein MALSTTLSFKYIRIDSHNSIQQQPPYPLFSSSPQKLSSSSTYITLSDSGKWRNKVSFFQGFRSRGKRDVESLKKELLHTIEPLNRGAEASAEDQQRVDQIARKLEAVNPVMEPLKSDLLNGKWELLYTTSQSLLQTQRPKLLRPNGKIYQAINVDTLRAQNIETWPFFNQATANLVPLNSRRVLVKFDFFKIASLIPIKSPGSGRGQLEITYLDQDLRISRGNRGNLFILKMVDPSYRVPL from the exons ATGGCTCTCTCTACTACTCTTTCCTTCAAATACATAAGAATCGATTCCCataattccatacaacaacagCCACCATATCCTCTTTTCTCATCTTCACCACAAAAATTGAGTAGTAGCAGTACCTACATCACACTATCTGATTCTGGAAAATGGAGGAACAAGGTTTCCTTCTTCCAAGGATTTCGGAGCAGAGGAAAAAGAGATGTTGAGAGCCTCAAGAAGGAGCTCCTTCACACAATTGAACCACTTAACCGAGGTGCAGAGGCTTCTGCTGAGGACCAACAACGTGTGGACCAG ATTGCTCGTAAACTTGAGGCCGTTAATCCTGTTATGGAACCTCTTAAATCTGATTTGCTCAATGGAAAATGGGAGCTTCTGTATACAACATCTCAATCTCTTCTGCAGACACAG AGACCTAAGTTGTTGCGACCAAATGGAAAGATATATCAGGCAATCAATGTGGATACCTTAAGAGCTCAAAATATAGAAACTTGGCCATTCTTCAACCAG GCCACTGCAAATTTAGTGCCACTAAACTCAAGAAGGGTGCTTGTCAAGTTTGATTTCTTCAAGATTGCTAGCCTG ATACCTATAAAATCACCAGGGAGTGGTCGTGGTCAGTTGGAAATTACTTATTTGGACCAAGATTTAAG AATATCAAGAGGCAATAGAGGTAACTTGTTCATCTTGAAAATGGTGGATCCATCCTATAGAGTTCCTCTTTGA
- the LOC140175557 gene encoding uncharacterized protein, which yields MWRALRSKNKVKFLDGSIPKSVENQPLFEAWDRCNNILLSWLNLSLSPEIAKSVMWISNASDMWNDLKNRYSQGDVFRVGELKEEFYTIRQGDLTITSYFTKLKSVWEELENLHTIPSCIACVNGYNCGLKIIRDYASEEYVVKFLRGLNEQYSTVKYQIMLLKPLPDINAVLAMLTQQERELSSDFLDTKIITNSIEVQHQQRNSYSSRGRGRGRSGGEENTAPKTFGKGYTSKLCTYCNKIGHLVENCYKKNGFSAHWKQKSANHISTEGEIEDSGAGGDITDSGQEEGGNEIALVLTLDQKKTLIALLQQPLMTISSSELPSLKIIGQAEMQGDLYVINAEPMKLPSLDFKIQSIALNVLSSAFLNNITLYETLFHSKPNLNELKVFGCLVFASTLTAGRTKLDLRARKSVKTTTKTHANSNSHPQHSFSPTNFDHFPELQLSSASHYEDIIHTSSHPRITTDVSNNNSSLSFLNNDISENSTSYASASYIHENSDNATVLMPHVDHIQPEPTQPVLRRSKRDRKLPSYLKGFHCFSMASHEDPINAVHSSSNYKYPLSHHLSYASFSPKHLTFTFALINNPGPKHYSEAVMHDCWRKAIDAELAVLEQNKTWIVTSLPPGKNAVGCKWIFRTKFNLDRTIERHKARLVAQGFTQIPGIDYIDTFSPVVKMSTVRVLLAIAALKNLHLHQLDVNTAFLHRDLHEDVYMKLPKRLKCDNPKLVCKLERSLYGLKQVSRQWNIKLSNALIDLGYIRSKNDYSLFTKSTNVSFTAILVYVDDLVLAGDDLSKIEAVKRFLDSKFKIKDLGILKFLAWK from the exons ATGTGGAGAGCACTTAGATCAAAGAACAAGGTGAAGTTCTTGGATGGTTCAATTCCAAAATCAGTTGAGAATCAACCTTTGTTTGAAGCTTGGGATCGTTGCAATAACATCTTGCTTTCATGGCTCAACCTCTCGCTCTCCCCAGAAATTGCTAAGAGTGTAATGTGGATTAGCAATGCTTCAGATATGTGGAATGACTTGAAGAATCGTTACTCACAGGGAGATGTCTTCAGAGTTGGAGAATTGAAAGAGGAATTCTACACTATCAGGCAAGGTGATTTAACTATTACTTCCTACTTTACCAAATTGAAGTCTGTTTGGgaagaattagagaaccttcatACAATCCCTAGCTGTATAGCTTGTGTTAATGGCTACAACTGTGGATTAAAAATTATTAGGGATTATGCTTCTGAGGAATACGTTGTGAAATTTCTCAGAGGTCTAAATGAGCAATACTCTACTGTGAAATATCAGATTATGTTACTAAAACCTTTGCCTGATATCAATGCTGTTTTGGCAATGCTAACTCAACAAGAGAGGGAACTAAGTTCAGATTTCTTGGATACAAAGATAATCACAAATTCTATAGAAGTACAACATCAACAAAGAAACAGTTATTCCTCAAGAGGCAGAGGACGAGGTCGAAGTGGTGGCGAGGAAAACACTGCTCCGAAGACTTTTGGTAAAGGATACACTTCCAAATTATGCACTTACTGCAATAAAATTGGGCATTTGGTTGAGAATTGCTACAAGAAAAATGGTTTTTCTGCACACTGGAAGCAGAAAAGTGCAAATCACATCAGCACTGAAGGTGAAATTGAAGATTCAGGTGCTGGTGGTGACATTACTGATTCTGGTCAAGAAGAAGGTGGTAATGAAATTGCTCTTGTCTTGACTCTAGACCAGAAGAAAACTTTAATTGCTCTTCTCCAGCAACCACTCATGACAATTTCAAGTAGT GAACTTCCTTCGTTGAAGATAATTGGACAAGCTGAGATGCAAGGAGACTTATATGTGATTAATGCTGAGCCTATGAAATTGCCTTCATTAGATTTTAAGATACAATCTATAGCTCTTAATGT GTTATCTAGTGCCTTTTTGAACAATATAACTCTATATGAGACTTTATTTCATTCAAAACCTAATCTAAATGAGCTTAAAGTTTTTGGTTGTCTTGTGTTTGCTTCAACACTTACAGCTGGTAGGACAAAACTAGATCTTAGAGCTCGAAA ATCTGTTAAAACAACAACCAAGACTCATGCAAACTCAAATTCTCACCCACAACACTCTTTTAGTCCAACAAATTTTGATCATTTTCCTGAATTGCAATTGTCTTCTGCATCACATTATGAGGatattattcatacatcatcacaTCCTAGAATTACTACTGATGTTTCTAATAACAATAGCTCTCTTTCATTTTTGAATAATGACATTAGTGAGAATTCTACATCATATGCATCTGCATCATACATTCATGAAAATAGTGATAATGCTACTGTTCTTATGCCTCATGTTGATCACATTCAACCTGAACCGACTCAGCCTGTCCTGAGAAGGTCTAAGAGGGATAGAAAACTACCCTCATACCTTAAGGGCTTTCATTGTTTCAGTATGGCATCACATGAGGATCCCATCAATGCTGttcattcttcttcaaactataaGTATCCTTTATCACACCATTTGTCATATGCATCTTTCTCTCCAAAACACCTAACCTTCACTTTTGCACTTATAAATAACCCTGGCCCGAAGCACTACTCTGAGGCTGTTATGCATGATTGCTGGAGAAAAGCTATTGATGCAGAACTTGCTGTTCTTGAGCAAAACAAGACCTGGATCGTCACTTCTCTTCCTCCTGGCAAGAATGCAGTAGGTTGTAAATGGATTTTTCGCACGAAATTCAACTTAGATAGGACAATTGAAAGACACAAGGCTCGGTTAGTTGCTCAGGGGTTCACTCAAATTCCAGGCATTGATTATATTGACACCTTCAGCCCGGTTGTTAAAATGAGCACAGTAAGAGTTCTCTTAGCAATTGCAGCATTAAAAAATTTGCATCTTCATCAACTTGATGTCAATACCGCCTTCCTTCATCGGGATCTCCATGAAGATGTTTATATGAAGTTACCAAAAAGGTTGAAGTGTGATAATCCCAAGTTAGTTTGTAAATTAGAAAGATCTCTTTATGGTTTGAAACAGGTGAGCCGTCAATGGAACATCAAACTATCCAATGCTCTAATTGATTTGGGATATATTCGGTCAAAAAATGATTACTCTTTATTCACCAAGTCCACTAATGTTAGCTTCACTGCTATTTTGGTCTATGTCGATGATCTTGTGTTAGCTGGTGATGATCTCTCGAAAATTGAAGCTGTCAAACGCTTCTTGGACAGCAAATTCAAGATAAAGGATCTTGGCATTTTAAAATTCTTGGCATGGAAATAG
- the LOC112714945 gene encoding RHOMBOID-like protein 10, chloroplastic isoform X2 produces the protein MVGVNGPQLFLSPVCKAAPYPLDLIATAAAGHLLRHCSNHHLRLDALLHSCFKDKWCQSSLKLKGLNFLQLSNNDLNSTCSTSFSFFNGGGHGAHFGNGGMSNSKMSGNNPFNGRKWTNILLAANVLFYIVQLATQGKLLLWGAKINSLIDKGQFWRLATSSFLHANVGHLLINCYSLNSVGPTVEIFSGPKRFLAVYFASAIASSAMSYWFCRMPAVGASGAIFGLVGSVAVFVLRHKDIVGGGKEDLLHIAHVIALNMLIGILSKGIDNWGHLGGLIGGVAASWLIGPAWKHESTSWDGRRLFTDSAPLYKLFKNKRVPKQWK, from the exons ATGGTAGGAGTGAATGGTCCTCAGCTTTTCCTGTCGCCAGTTTGCAAGGCAGCTCCTTACCCACTTGATCTCATCGCCACCGCCGCCGCCGGCCACCTTCTCCGCCACTGCTCCAACCACCATCTCCGCCTTGACGCCCTTCTTCACTCCTGTTTCAAG GATAAATGGTGCCAAAGTTCCCTTAAACTCAAAGGACTAAATTTTCTTCAACTTTCAAACAATGATTTGAATTCCACATGTTCAACTAGTTTCTCTTTCTTTAATGGGGGAGGACATGGAGCACACTTTGGAAATGGTGGGATGTCTAACTCCAAGATGTCTGGAAACAATCCATTTAATGGAAGGAAATGGACAAACATTCTCCTTGCTGCTAATGTCTT ATTTTATATTGTACAACTTGCAACCCAAGGCAAGCTTTTGTTATGGGGAGCGAAG ATAAACAGTCTGATTGACAAAGGACAATTTTGGAGACTCGCCACATCTTCCTTTCTGCATGCAAACGTTGGACATCTCCTG ATCAATTGTTATTCGTTAAACTCAGTTGGTCCTACCGTGGAGATCTTCAGTGGTCCTAAAAGATTTCTTGCAGTATACTTTGCCTCTGCAATTGCAA GTTCAGCTATGAGTTATTGGTTCTGCAGAATGCCTGCAGTCGGTGCATCCGGGGCAATTTTTGGACTA GTTGGGTCAGTTGCAGTGTTTGTCTTGAGGCACAAGGACATCGTAGGAGGTGGTAAAGAAGATTTGCTGCACATAGCACATGTAATTGCACTCAATATG CTCATTGGGATATTATCCAAGGGCATTGACAATTGGGGACAT TTAGGAGGGTTAATTGGTGGAGTTGCTGCATCATGGCTTATTGGACCTGCATGGAAACATGAATCTACATCATGggatggaagaaggctcttcactGATAGTGCTCCATTGTATAAACTCTTCAAGAATAAGAGAGTACCTAAGCAATGGAAATAA
- the LOC112714948 gene encoding E3 ubiquitin-protein ligase RING1 yields MSLTGRPRVIVNGVRRTRSFHCFWCLNCQRTVRIPATYPNGSLCPYCFNRLRYELDITRPTRFLFTNNNNLEPSPASQLLNGLALILHPPQHNHNRWEGQEEETLENQQDPRAWITLRFVRPNNNGPQRLMPPPLQPQPQANNNSDPIDEFIQNLVENNNNRPGPPPASSSAIAALPVVRLAREQLASDPNCAICKDEFEVDGEVRELPCKHFYHCDCILPWLRIHNTCPVCRYELPPVAASENQNNNHNHNINNNEQQSFISFNWILRQIASISSPLRAILDYWTHRHYSNHQDNNAPAHDDGDSDDDDDEDFKREYFSCILGNSLAE; encoded by the exons ATGTCCTTAACAGGGCGTCCTCGAGTGATCGTGAATGGAGTCCGAAGAACAAGAAGTTTCCACTGTTTCTGGTGCCTTAACTGCCAACGAACAGTGAGAATACCTGCTACCTATCCAAACGGTTCTCTCTGCCCTTATTGCTTCAATAGACTCCGTTACGAGCTTGACATAACAAGGCCAACAAGGTTTCTCTtcaccaacaacaacaatttgGAACCTTCACCAGCTTCTCAGCTATTGAATGGCCTCGCTCTCATTCTCCATCCACCTCAACACAATCATAACCGATGGGAAGGACAAGAAGAAGAAACACTAGAAAATCAACAAGATCCACGAGCTTGGATTACTCTCAGATTCGTGAGGCCAAATAACAACGGTCCACAGAGACTTATGCCTCCACCGCTGCAGCCGCAACCGCAAGCCAACAATAACAGCGATCCGATTGATGAATTCATTCAAAATTTGGTCGAGAATAATAACAACCGGCCGGGCCCGCCTCCGGCTTCGTCTTCGGCCATCGCAGCGTTGCCGGTGGTGAGGCTGGCGCGAGAACAATTGGCTAGTGATCCGAACTGTGCAATATGCAAAGATGAATTTGAGGTAGATGGAGAAGTGAGGGAGTTGCCGTGCAAGCATTTCTACCATTGCGATTGCATTCTGCCATGGCTGCGCATCCATAATACCTGCCCTGTCTGCCGCTATGAGCTTCCTCCTGTTGCGGCGAGTGAGAATCAGaataataatcataatcataatattaataataatgagCAGCAGAGTTTTATTAGCTTCAACTGGATTTTGAGACAAATTGCTTCGATCAGTAGCCCCCTTCGTGCTATCTTGGATTATTGGACTCACAGACATTACTCTAATCACCAAGATAACAATGCTCCTGCTCATGATGATGGag AttctgatgatgacgatgatgaagaCTTCAAACGAGAGTACTTCTCCTGCATcctg GGAAATTCCCTTGCTGAATAA
- the LOC112714942 gene encoding uncharacterized protein, protein MGKQEPEQYLQHQQQRNNAQQQQRHSSGIVCRAFSFLLGTISFKCVFVLILSLSALLSGIFWILPNYSHKLSYDAKVEIKHSAFLQASFRMDRPISELLPYVERLEYDIYGEIGLPNTKVAVLSMRQSVQPNWTDVVFGVLSVPMNASIDPALLSVLRSSFLELFLKQTNLTLTKSIFGNACIFEILKFSGGLTVIPVQSATIWQTPEVLFNFTLYNSTSEVLDNIDDLKDELKSGLHLKSNENVFVKITSEKGSTVAPPVTVQASVMPGFGSLLPGRLRQLAEILKGPAARNLGLDYSRFGIVIQIMLSSVLRDTLHATSPSPSPSPSPSPSPTPSISPVPSPSVEQPPCFDCEVSAPASSAMTKLPPDPCPYSGLYPSKPSRENYSKNSFSRYHSPPAPTPTSHSASHNTENVPDASPDLRVTRGSKLLQGEEISKRLVSYSLAPSSISSAGGDFHSKNFLLGFCMLLVSFVFLNDITF, encoded by the exons ATGGGGAAACAGGAACCAGAGCAGTACCTGCAGCACCAACAGCAGAGGAACAACGCTCAACAGCAACAACGACACTCATCGGGAATCGTGTGCCgtgctttctcctttcttctcggAACCATCAGTTTCAAGTGCGTCTTCGTTCTTATTCTCAGTCTCTCCGCTCTTCTTTCTGGAATCTTCTGGATTCTTCCCAATTACTCCCACAAACTCAGCTACGACGCCAAAGTTGAAATTAAGCATAGCG CTTTCCTTCAAGCTTCCTTCAGAATGGACAGACCCATCTCAGAACTTCTGCCATACGTTGAAAGATTAGAATATGATATATATGGTGAAATAGGTCTTCCAAATACAAAG GTGGCTGTCCTATCCATGCGCCAAAGTGTTCAACCTAACTGGACTGACGTGGTTTTCGGTGTTCTTTCTGTTCCAATGAATGCTTCAATAGATCCAGCACTCTTGAGTGTGCTGCGGTCATCGTTTCTTGAACTGTTCCTCAAGCAAACCAATCTGACTCTAACAAAATCAATATTTGGGAATGCATGTATATTTGAGATATTGAAGTTTTCTGGGGGGTTGACTGTAATACCAGTGCAGTCGGCTACTATTTGGCAGACACCTGAGGTTCTCTTTAATTTTACTCTTTATAACTCAACATCAGAAGTGCTGGATAATATTGATGACCTAAAGGATGAATTGAAGTCTGGATTGCATCTGAAGTCAAATGAG AATGTGTTTGTTAAAATAACAAGTGAAAAGGGCTCAACAGTAGCTCCTCCAGTAACAGTGCAGGCTTCAGTCATGCCAGGCTTTGGGAGCCTCCTACCTGGAAGATTGAGACAATTAGCTGAAATATTAAAAGGCCCTGCTGCAAGAAATCTTGGCCTTGATTACTCTCGCTTTGGCATTGTCATACAAATAATGTTATCCTCTGTTTTAAGGGATACATTGCATGCCACCtcaccttctccttctccttctccttctccttctccttctccgacGCCATCAATTTCTCCAGTACCCTCACCAAGTGTTGAGCAACCCCCTTGTTTCGACTGTGAAGTTTCTGCACCTGCATCTTCTGCTATGACTAAACTTCCTCCAGACCCCTGTCCATATAGTGGATTATATCCTTCAAAGCCTTCACGAGAGAATTATTCTAAAAATTCCTTTTCCCGCTATCATTCACCTCCCGCTCCTACTCCTACCTCGCATTCAGCAAGCCACAACACGGAGAACGTCCCAGATGCGTCACCTGATCTTCGGGTGACCCGTGGCTCCAAGCTTCTGCAGGGTGAAGAAATATCTAAAAGACTGGTGTCTTATTCACTTGCTCCATCCTCAATAT CTTCTGCAGGTGGTGATTTCCATAGCAAAAATTTTCTACTGGGATTTTGTATGCTATTAGTTTCTTTTGTTTTCCTCAATGATATCACATTTTGA